A single window of Methylobacterium oryzae DNA harbors:
- a CDS encoding tape measure protein yields the protein MTAIRVELELDDGSFTTRMVRAGQSIQDFRQQVGQGIRSLNGMQAASSDLVSSLRDITVILGQTRAAFSLLQSATTGWVSEIVKVNAGFETTRKTLEGLATSADKVREVGDSFAYLRSQVQNTPYTFQGLTDVFVKLKSAGIDPTKGSMQGLVDAVASFGGSEDALKRAALAIQQMAGKGVVQMEELRQQLGEAVPRAAELMARSMGVTYSELTKLLATGTVEARSAIQAMSGEFERTFGGASAAQMDTFNGVVTRLRSTFQDLAVKVGEGGQFFDTVRAKATELNSVLSSATAGNLATQLGSGLTRVIGIIETVVGRLVYFKSEILAVGEALAVGFVASRAVQGLTAISAAISAAGAQVSTFYASMRNLPESFASVERALSGAGASFVTFRATLATVRTAIAATAVALVELAPVLIAVGMGISFAVSYFDLFGSKAKAAREEVEKFGAAASKESLKSFVKQIQDEKTQLQALEAEKKRVQNVGIYVGAGTRNDRLAELTKQISDQREKIAQDEQRASQVSADYQINQAQRTANAKLHVFDQNGRDQLRLFDLYGKELADKQEAALAAAAKAGKSTDALKAEYAKAERDRELATYDLQIANAQAAYEDAKAHAGDYAKLNQEETDQVLQGLIQRQQAAQKARDTLAKAPMGVTLLAKPIDEDKLYAKGKTALDNLSAAIQGVRANLVGASGEVAELQAKLAAGKYGPIDSGRVQELIGQLLQAQAEKSKLDELMEGRNKFDRDATNAQQKAEQDLFEARNRNISAVDKIVVGLNNDLYKGMGSNQTPMERAIAAARTQLQAAQKEAADAASTVWGKLLGGQGVGGSDQALEKMKELARWMGVVRGDASAITELNIGANIRVPNSPVSRNGSVTGGASTDPVSTNLPAAAIAFLNAISGPESAGRYNVRYTPSGGATFDSYDQHPRIYEPTRDGRQSSAAGRYQIVYDTWKSLGMDGQPFTPENQDAAAWKLAQQDYARNTGGGDLLKELQDNGFTDKVVAALKSTWEGLQSGAGAGKARDWYGDTLRRQGGNTVEQDSGYYPVNPTDSRAKIPTTIPQADAEKLSMARAAEQLATIEQNDNEVQDALKNIINLTEKASEKEEGYGKRVSETRRLIRDGKFGSADGQKDPDNERYKELIASAQKLDEVEAAAARAQQERNRLKQAEDRRAKQSDELDVKEAELKARLDEEGTYKLPASVQRARAEQLRDQQRYQELMKVDPSFTQEGYDALAAANDALFQRMKDYEVSSTIQAEQKKTREINRGLMTADEAREASYQEEVKRLQDLLNQVSGNADQRAAVEKVLADRIIAERKRIEASSPLGKQQKEWADLGNNMQKAATGWLDSATDQLATFVTTGKANFADLFQSIAKDITKMGIRYLLSSALGGSGVGGGLKSLLGGGSAKAAGSAGGGAKLFGAMHTGGIVGAGFSMTRSVNPSIFGQAPRFHTGGIIGADEVPIIAQRGEGVFTKEQMKAMGGASAGNVITLAPTVQVNAAGGTKEQNADLAQQTATQVQTMMRAMIQKELATQQRPGNMLNN from the coding sequence ATGACTGCGATCCGGGTAGAGCTTGAGCTGGACGACGGCTCCTTCACGACCCGGATGGTCCGTGCGGGCCAGTCGATCCAGGACTTCCGCCAGCAGGTCGGCCAGGGCATCCGGTCGCTCAACGGCATGCAGGCCGCCTCGAGCGACCTAGTCTCCTCGCTGCGCGACATCACCGTCATCCTCGGCCAGACCCGGGCCGCCTTCTCACTCCTCCAGTCGGCCACTACCGGCTGGGTCTCCGAGATCGTCAAGGTCAACGCCGGCTTCGAGACCACCCGCAAGACCCTCGAGGGCCTCGCCACCTCGGCCGACAAGGTCCGGGAGGTCGGCGACAGCTTCGCCTACCTGCGCAGCCAGGTGCAGAACACGCCCTACACGTTCCAGGGCCTCACCGACGTCTTCGTGAAGCTCAAGAGCGCCGGCATCGATCCGACCAAGGGCTCGATGCAGGGCCTCGTCGACGCCGTGGCGTCGTTCGGCGGCTCCGAGGACGCGCTGAAGCGCGCCGCGCTCGCGATCCAGCAGATGGCCGGCAAGGGCGTCGTGCAGATGGAGGAGCTGCGCCAGCAGCTCGGTGAGGCGGTCCCGCGCGCGGCCGAGCTGATGGCCCGGTCGATGGGCGTCACCTACTCCGAGCTGACCAAGCTGCTGGCCACCGGCACCGTCGAGGCCCGGAGCGCTATCCAGGCGATGTCGGGCGAGTTCGAGCGCACCTTCGGGGGCGCCTCGGCCGCCCAGATGGACACCTTCAACGGCGTCGTCACCCGGCTGCGCTCGACCTTCCAGGACCTCGCGGTCAAGGTCGGCGAGGGCGGGCAGTTCTTCGACACGGTGCGCGCCAAGGCGACCGAGCTGAACTCGGTGCTGTCGAGCGCCACCGCCGGCAACCTGGCGACCCAGCTCGGCTCCGGGCTGACCCGAGTGATCGGCATCATCGAGACGGTCGTCGGCCGGCTGGTCTACTTCAAGAGCGAGATCCTCGCGGTCGGCGAAGCGCTGGCCGTGGGCTTCGTCGCGTCCCGGGCCGTGCAGGGGCTGACCGCGATCTCCGCGGCGATCTCGGCGGCCGGCGCCCAGGTCTCGACCTTCTACGCCTCGATGCGCAACCTGCCGGAGAGCTTCGCCTCGGTGGAGCGGGCGCTGTCGGGCGCAGGCGCCAGCTTCGTCACCTTCCGGGCGACGCTCGCCACGGTGCGCACAGCCATCGCCGCGACCGCGGTGGCGCTCGTCGAGCTCGCCCCTGTCCTGATCGCCGTCGGCATGGGGATCTCGTTCGCGGTCTCCTACTTCGACCTGTTCGGCTCGAAGGCCAAGGCCGCGCGCGAGGAGGTGGAGAAGTTCGGCGCTGCCGCGTCCAAGGAGAGCCTCAAGAGCTTCGTCAAGCAGATCCAGGACGAGAAGACCCAGCTTCAGGCGCTCGAGGCCGAGAAGAAGCGCGTCCAGAACGTCGGCATCTACGTCGGCGCCGGCACCCGCAACGACCGGCTGGCCGAGCTGACCAAGCAGATCTCCGACCAGCGCGAGAAGATCGCGCAGGATGAGCAGCGCGCGTCGCAGGTCTCGGCCGACTATCAGATCAACCAGGCGCAGCGCACGGCCAACGCGAAGCTACACGTCTTCGACCAGAACGGCCGCGACCAGCTCCGGCTGTTCGACCTCTACGGCAAGGAGCTCGCCGACAAGCAGGAGGCGGCGCTCGCCGCCGCGGCCAAGGCCGGCAAGTCCACCGACGCGCTGAAGGCGGAATACGCCAAGGCCGAGCGCGACCGCGAGCTCGCGACCTACGATCTCCAGATCGCCAACGCCCAGGCGGCCTACGAGGACGCCAAGGCGCACGCCGGCGACTACGCCAAGCTGAACCAGGAGGAGACCGATCAGGTCCTGCAGGGTCTCATTCAGCGCCAGCAGGCCGCCCAGAAGGCGCGCGACACGCTGGCCAAGGCCCCGATGGGTGTCACGCTCCTCGCCAAGCCGATCGACGAGGACAAGCTCTACGCCAAGGGCAAGACGGCGCTCGACAACCTGTCGGCGGCGATCCAGGGCGTGCGCGCGAACCTCGTGGGCGCCTCCGGTGAGGTGGCCGAGCTCCAGGCGAAGCTCGCGGCCGGCAAGTATGGCCCGATCGACTCCGGCCGCGTGCAGGAGCTGATCGGCCAGCTCCTCCAGGCCCAGGCCGAGAAGTCCAAGCTCGACGAGCTGATGGAAGGCCGCAACAAGTTCGACCGCGACGCCACCAACGCCCAGCAGAAGGCCGAGCAGGACCTGTTCGAGGCGCGTAACCGCAACATCTCTGCGGTCGACAAGATCGTCGTCGGCCTGAACAACGACCTCTACAAGGGGATGGGCTCGAACCAGACCCCGATGGAACGCGCCATCGCGGCCGCCCGCACCCAGCTCCAGGCCGCTCAGAAGGAGGCGGCCGACGCCGCGAGCACCGTGTGGGGCAAGCTGCTCGGCGGCCAGGGCGTCGGCGGATCCGACCAGGCGCTGGAGAAGATGAAGGAGCTCGCCCGCTGGATGGGCGTGGTCCGGGGCGACGCCTCGGCGATCACCGAGCTCAACATCGGCGCCAACATCCGCGTGCCGAACTCGCCGGTCTCGCGCAACGGCTCGGTCACGGGCGGCGCGTCGACCGACCCGGTCTCGACGAACCTGCCGGCCGCGGCCATCGCCTTCCTGAACGCGATCTCGGGCCCGGAGAGCGCCGGCCGCTACAACGTGCGCTACACGCCGTCGGGCGGCGCCACGTTCGACAGCTACGACCAGCACCCGCGCATCTACGAGCCGACCCGGGACGGCCGGCAGTCGTCGGCCGCGGGCCGCTACCAGATCGTCTACGACACCTGGAAGTCCCTCGGCATGGACGGGCAGCCGTTCACGCCCGAGAACCAGGACGCGGCCGCCTGGAAGCTCGCCCAGCAGGACTATGCCCGCAACACCGGCGGCGGCGACCTGCTGAAGGAGCTCCAGGACAACGGCTTCACCGACAAGGTGGTCGCCGCTCTCAAGAGCACCTGGGAGGGGCTCCAGTCCGGCGCGGGCGCCGGCAAGGCGCGCGACTGGTATGGCGACACGCTGCGTCGGCAGGGCGGGAACACGGTCGAGCAGGACTCCGGCTACTACCCGGTGAACCCGACGGACAGCCGCGCCAAGATCCCGACCACGATCCCGCAGGCCGACGCCGAGAAGCTGTCGATGGCCCGGGCCGCCGAGCAGCTCGCGACCATCGAGCAGAACGACAACGAGGTGCAGGACGCGCTCAAGAACATCATCAACCTTACCGAGAAGGCCTCGGAGAAGGAGGAGGGCTACGGCAAGCGCGTGTCCGAGACCCGGCGCCTGATCCGCGACGGCAAGTTCGGCTCGGCCGACGGCCAGAAGGACCCGGACAACGAGCGCTACAAGGAGCTGATCGCCTCGGCGCAGAAGCTCGACGAGGTCGAGGCCGCGGCCGCGCGCGCCCAGCAGGAGCGCAACCGGCTGAAGCAGGCCGAGGACCGGCGCGCCAAGCAGAGCGACGAGCTGGACGTGAAGGAGGCCGAGCTCAAGGCGCGGCTGGACGAGGAGGGCACCTACAAGCTGCCGGCCAGCGTCCAGCGCGCCCGGGCCGAGCAGCTCCGCGATCAGCAGCGCTACCAGGAGCTGATGAAGGTCGACCCGTCCTTCACGCAGGAGGGCTACGACGCGCTCGCCGCGGCCAACGACGCCCTGTTCCAGCGCATGAAGGATTACGAGGTCTCCTCGACGATCCAGGCCGAGCAGAAGAAGACCCGCGAGATCAACCGCGGGCTGATGACAGCCGACGAGGCGCGCGAGGCGAGCTACCAGGAGGAGGTGAAGCGGCTCCAGGACCTGCTCAACCAGGTCTCGGGGAACGCCGACCAGCGCGCGGCCGTCGAGAAGGTGCTCGCCGACCGGATCATCGCGGAGCGCAAGCGGATCGAGGCCTCCTCGCCGCTCGGCAAGCAGCAGAAGGAGTGGGCCGACCTCGGCAACAACATGCAGAAGGCCGCGACCGGCTGGCTCGACAGCGCCACCGATCAGCTCGCCACCTTCGTGACCACCGGCAAGGCGAACTTCGCGGACCTGTTCCAGTCGATCGCCAAGGACATCACCAAGATGGGGATCCGGTATCTCCTGTCCTCGGCGCTCGGCGGCTCCGGGGTCGGTGGTGGCCTGAAGTCGCTGCTCGGCGGCGGCAGCGCCAAGGCCGCGGGCTCGGCCGGCGGCGGCGCCAAGCTGTTCGGGGCGATGCACACCGGCGGCATCGTCGGTGCGGGCTTCTCGATGACGCGATCGGTCAACCCGTCGATCTTCGGCCAGGCCCCGCGCTTCCACACGGGCGGCATCATCGGCGCCGACGAGGTGCCGATCATCGCCCAGCGGGGCGAGGGCGTGTTCACCAAGGAGCAGATGAAGGCGATGGGCGGCGCGAGCGCCGGCAACGTCATCACGCTCGCCCCGACGGTCCAGGTGAACGCGGCCGGCGGCACCAAGGAGCAGAACGCCGACCTCGCCCAGCAGACCGCAACGCAGGTCCAGACGATGATGCGCGCGATGATCCAGAAGGAGCTCGCCACGCAGCAGCGCCCGGGCAACATGCTCAACAACTGA
- a CDS encoding phage tail protein, with amino-acid sequence MAVPTFTPPYAPTDSTDKPEVKLLKAEFGDGYTQTAGDGMNHIRKVVDLSWEVLTPAQAKEIEAFFVARGGFEPFYYTLSDDDTPILWTCEEWSRKRGTPNTMEATLRQCFTLV; translated from the coding sequence ATGGCCGTTCCGACCTTCACCCCGCCCTATGCGCCGACCGACAGCACCGACAAGCCGGAGGTGAAGCTCCTGAAGGCCGAGTTCGGTGACGGCTACACCCAGACGGCCGGCGACGGCATGAACCACATCCGCAAGGTGGTGGACCTCTCCTGGGAGGTCCTCACCCCGGCCCAGGCGAAGGAGATCGAGGCGTTCTTCGTCGCCCGGGGCGGGTTCGAGCCGTTCTACTACACGCTCTCGGACGACGACACGCCGATCCTGTGGACCTGCGAGGAGTGGAGCCGCAAGCGCGGCACGCCCAACACGATGGAAGCCACGCTCCGGCAGTGCTTCACCCTCGTGTGA